In one window of Candidatus Nitrosocosmicus arcticus DNA:
- a CDS encoding SPFH domain-containing protein, whose amino-acid sequence MSILSNANMLFSKNKFTKKGSGIQLVLGIIILIAAVWTEIITDIEMLLYALLAVGTILIISSFLILINQYERAIILRLGKYKKQVEPGIHTRIPLADNVLVIDVREKVTEFKAERMLTKDNVPVTIDAILRYKIIEEKASDAYLNVENFNDMIQQVSQTTLRNSIGSSLFQEILSRREEINESIKSKIAVESNNWGIMVTGVEIRQVIIPQELESAMSMQAQAQREKQARVTYGESEVLVAQKFLDASKVYSNNPVAYALRQSNMLYETMKIQGNTVIMVPSETLNSIGFGNLGATIAYLSSLKDGINKSTNESSGPKQE is encoded by the coding sequence ATGTCTATTTTATCAAATGCTAATATGCTTTTTTCCAAGAACAAATTTACCAAAAAGGGGTCAGGTATTCAACTGGTATTGGGGATCATAATTTTAATTGCAGCTGTTTGGACTGAGATAATCACTGATATTGAAATGCTATTATATGCATTGTTAGCAGTAGGCACTATTTTGATTATTTCTTCTTTTCTTATTCTTATTAATCAGTATGAGAGGGCAATAATTTTAAGATTGGGCAAATATAAGAAACAGGTAGAACCAGGAATTCATACAAGAATTCCTCTTGCAGATAACGTATTAGTTATAGATGTCCGGGAGAAAGTAACAGAGTTTAAGGCAGAAAGAATGCTTACAAAAGATAATGTTCCGGTAACAATTGATGCAATACTCAGATACAAAATCATCGAAGAAAAGGCTAGTGATGCGTATCTTAATGTGGAAAACTTTAATGACATGATACAACAAGTTTCACAAACGACTTTGCGTAACAGTATAGGTTCTTCTTTATTTCAAGAAATTCTATCGAGGAGAGAAGAAATCAACGAAAGCATCAAATCAAAGATTGCAGTGGAATCTAATAATTGGGGCATAATGGTAACAGGTGTGGAAATCAGACAGGTAATAATTCCACAGGAATTAGAATCGGCCATGTCGATGCAAGCACAAGCTCAAAGAGAGAAGCAAGCAAGAGTTACATACGGGGAATCAGAGGTTCTTGTGGCTCAAAAATTCCTGGATGCATCTAAGGTTTATTCAAATAATCCTGTTGCATATGCATTGAGGCAATCAAATATGCTGTATGAAACGATGAAAATTCAAGGAAATACAGTCATAATGGTACCATCTGAAACATTAAATTCAATTGGTTTTGGAAATCTGGGTGCAACAATTGCATATCTTAGTAGCTTAAAGGATGGCATAAATAAATCAACGAATGAATCGAGCGGACCAAAACAAGAATGA
- a CDS encoding DNA-3-methyladenine glycosylase family protein, whose translation MGEPDPLVLLSKQDLKLGRLIKSIGNYSIQIHDNLFESLLKSIVYQQLASSAANAIYSRFLLYYGETLPSPHQIISTPDAVLRFTIGLSFKKIEYIKNLAAKIVSGELNIHYLPCLQDEEIITELVKVKGIGRWTAEMFLIFCLKREDVLPLGDLGVKKAIQKLYNLSELPTDEFMLEASSKWKPYRSIATWYLWKSISKFDSIG comes from the coding sequence ATGGGTGAACCCGATCCACTAGTCTTACTTTCAAAACAGGACCTAAAGCTCGGAAGATTAATTAAATCTATAGGAAATTATTCAATTCAGATCCACGATAATCTTTTTGAATCATTGCTAAAATCTATAGTCTATCAGCAGCTTGCAAGCAGTGCTGCAAATGCGATATATTCTCGATTCCTACTATATTATGGTGAAACGTTACCATCTCCGCATCAGATAATTTCGACTCCTGACGCTGTCTTGAGGTTTACAATAGGTCTATCATTCAAGAAGATAGAATATATTAAGAATTTGGCGGCGAAGATCGTTTCGGGAGAATTAAACATTCATTATTTGCCATGTCTTCAAGACGAAGAAATCATAACTGAATTAGTTAAAGTGAAAGGTATTGGCAGATGGACTGCTGAGATGTTTCTTATCTTTTGCTTAAAGCGGGAAGATGTACTTCCATTGGGTGATCTGGGGGTAAAAAAGGCAATACAAAAATTATATAATTTATCCGAGTTACCTACTGATGAGTTTATGCTAGAAGCATCTTCGAAATGGAAACCTTATAGAAGTATAGCTACTTGGTATTTGTGGAAATCGATATCTAAATTTGATTCTATTGGTTAG
- a CDS encoding SemiSWEET family sugar transporter, with protein MIDLLLTFIGFMATCFAVSSTLPQIMKAIRTKKSDDVSIRFILILIIGLMFWVIYGIGKDDIVLILGNSAGMGLNICLLFLKVKYSIKPLKEDA; from the coding sequence ATGATTGATCTTTTGCTTACATTTATCGGTTTTATGGCTACCTGTTTTGCGGTATCTAGTACATTACCTCAAATAATGAAAGCAATCAGAACAAAAAAATCTGATGACGTATCGATCAGGTTTATTCTTATCCTGATTATAGGTCTTATGTTCTGGGTTATTTATGGGATTGGGAAAGATGATATTGTTTTAATCTTGGGTAATTCTGCAGGTATGGGATTGAATATTTGTCTGTTGTTTTTGAAAGTAAAATATTCTATAAAACCATTGAAAGAAGATGCATAA
- a CDS encoding response regulator, with amino-acid sequence MSVEYLNYVASYKKTTKNQNSSSAKHTSLSERPSTSTLSHNNKNLTKNRPKPYPRKNKKYRVLLAESNAGVRAMIKLYLESLNLDYMAVQSGDEALRRFTNTIDNKEKDYDVVLLDTHLDGLSGLKVAIEIHKQSPDQRIMIMSGSPREHLSNELLRSTRIHENDIFTRPFRLADLICSIELTR; translated from the coding sequence ATGTCCGTTGAATACCTGAATTATGTGGCTTCTTATAAGAAAACTACGAAAAATCAGAATAGCAGCAGTGCTAAACATACATCGTTATCAGAGCGACCTTCTACAAGTACACTGTCACATAACAATAAGAATCTGACAAAGAATCGTCCCAAGCCGTATCCAAGGAAAAATAAGAAATATCGAGTTTTGCTAGCAGAATCAAACGCTGGAGTAAGGGCAATGATCAAACTATATTTAGAATCTTTGAATTTGGATTATATGGCCGTTCAAAGCGGTGATGAAGCCTTACGTCGCTTTACTAATACTATTGACAATAAAGAGAAAGATTATGATGTTGTGCTACTGGATACTCATCTAGATGGGCTTTCTGGATTAAAAGTGGCGATCGAAATTCATAAACAAAGTCCCGATCAAAGAATTATGATAATGAGCGGTTCACCAAGAGAGCACCTGTCTAATGAATTGTTAAGATCAACCAGAATACACGAAAATGATATTTTTACGAGACCATTCAGACTTGCAGATTTAATTTGTTCGATAGAATTAACGCGCTAA
- a CDS encoding LemA family protein, which translates to MVSKSLAVSLGIVAVIVIIIIIVIVTYFSGFNAALAKNENVKRLAADTDTQLQRRYDLIPNLVQSVKGYMQFEQQTLNEITKLRTQWMSTPSSDISQKSQLSNLIESALGRIVLTYEAYPSLKSDQVVTRLMDELAGTENRITVARTYYNDGVRDYNTYLKVFPNVFFNNNRLVGLKPWGFTELPQFQADPLVKTTVPQVNLTQ; encoded by the coding sequence GTGGTAAGCAAGAGCCTAGCGGTATCCTTAGGTATAGTAGCAGTTATTGTGATAATTATTATCATAGTCATTGTTACCTACTTTTCTGGATTTAATGCGGCGTTGGCAAAGAATGAAAATGTAAAGAGGTTGGCAGCAGATACTGATACACAATTGCAACGACGCTATGACTTAATCCCCAACTTGGTTCAATCTGTAAAGGGATATATGCAATTTGAGCAACAAACGCTCAATGAAATAACTAAATTGAGAACACAATGGATGTCCACTCCAAGTAGTGATATTTCTCAAAAATCTCAGCTAAGCAATTTGATTGAAAGTGCTCTGGGTAGAATTGTATTAACTTATGAGGCATACCCTTCATTGAAATCGGATCAGGTTGTGACTAGATTAATGGATGAATTAGCAGGAACAGAAAATAGAATAACAGTTGCAAGGACTTATTATAATGACGGTGTTAGAGACTACAACACTTATTTGAAAGTTTTTCCAAATGTCTTTTTCAATAATAATCGGCTTGTAGGACTAAAACCATGGGGATTCACTGAATTACCACAATTTCAAGCAGATCCATTGGTCAAAACTACTGTTCCACAAGTGAATCTGACTCAGTAA
- a CDS encoding AN1-type zinc finger domain-containing protein produces the protein MTTERKKNPIQCYTCGLVDGLPFRCNYCKEYFCSTHRNPLSHSCRFLHSYNKRKQDTLFNDKQNGKFDLSGLRSISNLLNIKTSKTELIHLSVATALVICVGLSLNNYRYFSWQFLAIFTSAFLVHELAHKLLAQYYGSWAEFRAEIYGLILTGISALPIMPFKFIAPGAVMVRIYDTSKFGRVALIGPLTNLTMGFSFLILSLTYDSYNPYFTVGASFNGWIAMFNLIPMGVLDGQKIFDWNKVVWGAAMAAAMGLFIIGYL, from the coding sequence ATGACTACGGAAAGAAAAAAAAATCCTATTCAGTGCTATACCTGTGGATTGGTGGACGGTTTGCCTTTTAGGTGTAATTATTGTAAAGAGTACTTTTGCAGTACTCATAGAAACCCATTGAGCCATTCATGTCGCTTTCTGCACTCCTACAATAAGCGAAAGCAAGATACGCTCTTTAACGATAAACAAAATGGTAAATTCGATCTATCTGGTTTAAGATCTATATCTAACTTATTGAATATAAAGACTTCAAAGACTGAACTTATTCATCTTTCAGTAGCTACGGCGCTGGTAATTTGTGTTGGACTTTCCCTGAATAATTATAGATATTTCTCTTGGCAATTCCTTGCCATTTTTACGAGTGCTTTTCTAGTCCACGAATTGGCCCACAAACTCTTGGCCCAGTATTATGGCAGCTGGGCAGAATTCAGAGCTGAAATATATGGTCTTATTCTAACAGGAATTTCCGCTCTTCCAATAATGCCCTTTAAGTTCATAGCGCCCGGAGCAGTGATGGTCAGGATATATGACACATCTAAATTTGGTAGAGTGGCTCTGATCGGACCACTTACAAATTTGACAATGGGTTTTTCATTTTTGATATTAAGTTTGACTTATGATTCCTATAATCCTTACTTCACTGTCGGCGCTTCGTTTAATGGCTGGATCGCGATGTTTAATCTAATACCCATGGGAGTCTTAGATGGACAAAAGATTTTTGATTGGAATAAAGTGGTATGGGGTGCTGCTATGGCAGCTGCTATGGGTCTTTTTATTATTGGATATCTTTAG
- a CDS encoding alpha/beta hydrolase family protein, with protein sequence MLRTIAETYYKGADIGECISTAYRIKEGDFESWYSEWIKTAKRIHQYAEDCISHGHLKSANEAFLRASNYYRTAGFLLVEPDDSRLRAAVEQSKECFRNAISTFPFKVETVEIPYEGTTLPGYYYHLEKQNTNDKNMERIGDANQAGSEKRIRKFDIPSSNNSPTLLVHGGFDSILEELYAYAAAPALERGYNCLTFEGPGQGEVIRKQKIPFRYDWEKVVTPVFDFILSKKNEFDVDLERVALMGISMGGYLAARAAAFEPRISACVLYDGVYDGYDAIKSSLPKSLLDAIEAGNSQFVNATITDLMKSDPDVKFNMKHGMWTTGTNSPYDLITGAKKYTTKDILRNIKCPTLVLEGERDDSFPGQPKKVYDGLTSLQPPLKKYIVFTQEEGGEEHCQCGAPAITNQRIFDWLDEILDNKS encoded by the coding sequence TTGCTTAGAACAATTGCTGAAACCTACTATAAAGGAGCAGACATTGGAGAATGTATCTCTACTGCCTATCGAATTAAAGAAGGGGATTTTGAAAGCTGGTATTCGGAATGGATAAAGACTGCCAAGAGAATTCACCAATATGCAGAGGATTGTATCTCACACGGTCATTTGAAAAGCGCCAATGAGGCTTTTCTGCGAGCATCCAATTACTACCGTACTGCTGGTTTTTTGTTAGTTGAGCCCGATGATTCAAGATTGCGTGCAGCTGTAGAGCAAAGTAAAGAATGCTTTAGAAATGCGATTTCGACTTTTCCATTTAAGGTTGAGACCGTGGAAATTCCTTATGAAGGAACAACCCTACCAGGCTACTATTATCATTTAGAAAAACAAAACACCAATGATAAAAATATGGAACGTATAGGTGACGCCAATCAAGCAGGTAGTGAAAAGCGAATTAGAAAATTCGACATCCCAAGCAGTAATAATTCTCCGACTCTGTTAGTTCATGGAGGATTTGATTCTATATTAGAAGAACTGTATGCTTATGCCGCGGCACCTGCCCTGGAGAGGGGGTACAATTGTTTGACTTTTGAAGGTCCAGGGCAGGGTGAGGTGATTCGAAAGCAGAAAATACCTTTCAGATATGATTGGGAAAAGGTGGTAACGCCTGTATTCGACTTTATATTATCAAAAAAGAATGAATTTGATGTAGATTTAGAGCGCGTTGCATTAATGGGAATCAGCATGGGCGGATATCTGGCTGCCCGGGCCGCTGCATTTGAACCACGGATATCTGCATGTGTGCTCTACGATGGGGTCTATGATGGATACGACGCAATCAAATCAAGTCTGCCAAAATCACTTCTGGATGCGATCGAAGCAGGTAATTCACAATTCGTAAATGCAACCATCACAGATTTAATGAAATCGGATCCGGATGTAAAATTCAATATGAAACACGGGATGTGGACTACTGGAACAAATTCACCTTACGATTTGATTACCGGTGCTAAAAAATATACAACTAAAGATATATTGAGAAATATTAAATGTCCTACTCTTGTATTGGAGGGTGAAAGAGATGATTCATTTCCTGGCCAACCCAAGAAGGTCTATGATGGGTTAACTTCTTTGCAGCCCCCATTAAAGAAATACATAGTGTTTACCCAAGAAGAAGGTGGTGAGGAACATTGTCAGTGTGGAGCACCCGCTATTACTAATCAAAGGATATTCGATTGGCTAGATGAAATACTTGACAATAAATCCTAA
- a CDS encoding DUF1059 domain-containing protein gives MKTISCREAGFDCDFIVKGETEDEVLKNGIEHAKSDHNMKDEDITAEMKQKIKGIIRSD, from the coding sequence ATGAAAACGATAAGTTGTAGAGAAGCTGGATTTGATTGTGATTTCATCGTTAAGGGTGAAACAGAAGACGAAGTTTTGAAAAATGGTATAGAACACGCCAAAAGTGATCATAATATGAAAGATGAAGATATAACTGCTGAAATGAAACAGAAAATTAAAGGAATTATCCGTAGTGATTAG
- a CDS encoding TPM domain-containing protein, whose protein sequence is MNRFTIDIQSPQFLAFVGILIFISLSIESSLQIDASPTGSRVHYVYDRAGIINEDYKNLLDNYLRLLDDSTTAEVIVYTISDFIGHGIVKDGQEIQDRDTLSNYIFNELYLDGIKGIGKGGEDNGILVLFSSKPDSAGGSMRIEVGKGLEGNITDGIAGEILDTYLVPAKDTYVKNGNFTLVNQGLLDTVVALGKYIGYSNNDPNYKLTRETQQQSQVDYFGVIIIAIIFLTVILLSFRRRGRNWRRWGSYGGAGWYGDSSGSGWSGRGGIGGGGGFSGGGHSSGGGGGHSSGGGSGR, encoded by the coding sequence ATGAATAGATTTACTATAGACATTCAGTCACCCCAATTCTTGGCCTTTGTAGGTATCCTTATTTTCATCTCATTATCAATAGAATCGTCATTACAAATTGATGCTTCCCCTACTGGATCTCGTGTACACTACGTCTATGATAGGGCTGGAATCATAAACGAGGATTATAAAAATTTGTTGGACAATTATCTCCGTCTATTAGATGATTCGACTACTGCTGAAGTTATTGTGTATACTATTTCAGATTTTATTGGACATGGTATCGTGAAAGACGGACAAGAGATTCAAGATCGAGATACTCTTTCAAATTACATATTTAATGAATTATATCTAGACGGAATAAAAGGCATTGGAAAGGGTGGGGAGGACAATGGGATTTTGGTATTATTTTCTTCAAAGCCCGATTCAGCAGGCGGTTCTATGCGCATTGAAGTTGGTAAAGGACTCGAGGGCAACATTACAGATGGCATTGCAGGAGAAATACTGGACACTTATCTAGTGCCTGCAAAAGATACCTATGTTAAAAACGGAAATTTTACTTTAGTCAATCAGGGTCTTTTAGATACTGTAGTTGCATTGGGAAAATACATCGGATATTCTAACAACGACCCGAATTATAAATTGACTAGAGAAACACAGCAACAGTCTCAAGTAGATTACTTTGGAGTAATAATCATCGCCATCATATTTTTGACGGTCATATTACTATCCTTTAGAAGAAGGGGTCGGAACTGGAGAAGATGGGGAAGTTATGGAGGAGCAGGATGGTACGGCGACAGTAGTGGAAGTGGGTGGAGTGGTAGAGGAGGAATTGGAGGCGGTGGGGGATTTAGTGGTGGAGGCCATTCAAGTGGTGGTGGTGGAGGCCATTCAAGTGGTGGAGGCTCCGGAAGATAA
- a CDS encoding cytidine deaminase: protein MNFLIEAATKSLKKAYNPYSGLSVGCALKTSSGKIYDGVNIENSVFGLTMCAERVAVFKAVSEGNVDIEEIAVVASTGKPIYPCGACRQVLFEFNPKTKIHLSDEKILTLLEILPFAFSKDVFE from the coding sequence ATGAACTTTTTAATAGAAGCGGCTACGAAAAGTTTAAAAAAAGCATATAATCCATACTCTGGATTATCTGTGGGCTGTGCCTTAAAAACTTCCTCTGGCAAAATCTATGATGGGGTTAATATAGAAAATTCAGTTTTTGGTTTGACCATGTGTGCCGAAAGGGTTGCAGTGTTTAAGGCTGTTTCCGAAGGGAACGTCGACATAGAAGAAATTGCTGTGGTGGCATCTACCGGAAAGCCAATTTATCCATGCGGCGCATGCAGACAAGTCTTATTTGAATTCAATCCTAAAACAAAAATACATTTGAGTGATGAAAAAATTCTAACTTTATTAGAAATACTCCCCTTTGCATTTTCGAAGGATGTATTTGAATAA
- a CDS encoding magnesium transporter CorA family protein, translating to MDFPNYVNGLEIITNQDLLWVYLERPTRDKMDIVSKNFPIHELNIEDCLSKNQLPKIDRYDDHIFVILQFPTSLKERAAPNFTQLSLFIGKDYLISITQGDLYPLTELFRTCKSGDQKIRSNFMGGSPGYLLHSIMDTLVDNLLHILMKIIGNLDDIEDEVFDDKVANAKEISILRREITTLRRIVLPLKRILLEITSRDVKRFSSNPEEEDLIDYFDDINDHISKVLEALDESKETIEIYKDTDNMLNSEKTNKILSFLTILFTLSIPITVAGTFYGMNIVIPGSVNQSENIIDYFPLILTASLSSLAAGIMIYYFRKLGWISS from the coding sequence TTGGATTTTCCTAATTATGTTAACGGTTTGGAAATAATCACTAATCAAGATCTGTTATGGGTTTACTTGGAAAGACCCACAAGAGACAAAATGGATATTGTATCCAAAAATTTTCCTATTCATGAGTTGAATATCGAAGATTGTTTATCAAAAAATCAACTCCCAAAGATTGATAGATATGACGATCATATCTTTGTCATACTTCAATTTCCAACTTCTCTGAAAGAAAGAGCTGCCCCAAACTTTACGCAGCTCTCTTTGTTTATAGGTAAAGATTATCTAATATCGATTACTCAGGGTGATCTCTATCCATTAACTGAACTATTTAGAACTTGTAAAAGCGGAGACCAGAAGATCAGGAGTAATTTCATGGGCGGATCTCCTGGATACCTATTACATTCAATCATGGATACTTTGGTTGATAATTTACTTCATATATTAATGAAAATTATTGGAAACTTAGACGACATAGAAGATGAAGTGTTTGATGATAAAGTGGCAAATGCTAAGGAAATATCTATCCTCAGGAGAGAAATTACAACGCTTCGCAGAATAGTCCTGCCGTTAAAACGAATCTTGTTAGAAATCACATCCAGAGACGTTAAAAGATTTTCAAGCAACCCGGAGGAGGAAGATCTAATTGATTATTTTGACGACATTAACGATCATATATCAAAGGTACTTGAAGCCCTTGACGAGTCAAAGGAAACTATTGAAATTTACAAAGATACCGATAATATGTTGAATTCTGAAAAAACAAATAAAATTCTAAGCTTTCTAACGATATTGTTTACACTATCAATTCCAATTACTGTAGCAGGGACTTTCTATGGAATGAACATAGTTATTCCAGGCAGTGTCAATCAGTCAGAAAACATTATCGATTATTTTCCCCTTATTTTGACTGCATCGCTTTCGTCGTTGGCTGCAGGAATTATGATATATTACTTTAGAAAGCTAGGATGGATCAGTTCATAG
- a CDS encoding MBL fold metallo-hydrolase produces the protein MASSNVNNDVKNSLVIKPIELKKKMEKGDDIFILDVRSKQEHDLWTISYDKYPDSLVIPVDTLASIESLKQIPKNKEVITFCAHGQRSSMAAKTLSSLGYNVRTVEGGMAGWSKLYDVAQVNIDPNITLKIWQIRRILKGCMTYVIASTKAKKATIIDATCDIDTVISNLLQENELTVSRVLDTHMHADHLSGSVRVARKYGSEVAVNSFENYATQTITSEKDRPYRLILNGEKFELGDGFYLESIHTPGHTDGSMSFLLKIQDVIKTEEVNKQNTSDDNFAKNDDDNSDYYLFTGDTIFVNGVGRPDLHNKSQEYTNKLFHTYQNVIFSLPNKTIILPAHYSSGFEHEKPVLDSLGSIKQKLASIIDSENKFIDFVTSNIPPHPMNYEKIVYLNKNLTSCDIVNHADLEFGPNSCGIKA, from the coding sequence ATGGCAAGTTCTAATGTTAATAATGATGTCAAGAATAGTTTAGTGATTAAACCAATAGAGTTAAAGAAAAAGATGGAGAAGGGCGATGATATTTTTATTCTAGATGTCAGAAGCAAACAGGAACATGATTTGTGGACTATTTCTTATGACAAATATCCAGATTCACTCGTAATCCCTGTAGATACATTAGCTTCTATCGAATCTCTAAAACAGATTCCAAAGAATAAAGAAGTTATCACGTTTTGTGCTCACGGTCAGAGGTCTTCTATGGCAGCAAAAACGCTTTCATCTTTGGGATATAATGTTAGGACTGTTGAAGGTGGCATGGCTGGATGGAGTAAATTATATGATGTCGCTCAAGTAAATATCGATCCGAATATTACATTGAAAATTTGGCAAATAAGAAGAATATTAAAAGGATGCATGACCTATGTTATTGCATCCACAAAAGCCAAGAAAGCAACAATTATTGATGCAACATGCGATATTGACACCGTTATCAGCAATCTGCTTCAAGAAAATGAACTTACAGTTAGCAGAGTGCTTGATACTCATATGCATGCTGATCACCTATCAGGTTCAGTCAGAGTTGCCAGAAAATACGGATCAGAGGTAGCAGTCAATTCGTTTGAAAACTACGCCACACAAACGATAACATCTGAAAAGGATCGACCTTATAGATTAATCTTGAATGGGGAAAAATTTGAATTAGGAGATGGATTTTACTTAGAATCTATCCACACGCCGGGCCATACAGATGGCAGCATGAGTTTCTTATTGAAAATTCAGGATGTTATTAAAACAGAAGAAGTAAATAAACAGAATACTAGTGATGATAATTTTGCCAAAAATGATGATGATAATTCCGACTACTATCTTTTTACTGGTGATACAATTTTTGTAAATGGGGTAGGAAGGCCAGATCTTCATAATAAATCACAAGAGTATACCAATAAACTTTTCCATACATATCAAAACGTGATATTTAGCCTACCTAACAAAACAATCATACTTCCGGCTCATTATAGCTCCGGTTTTGAACATGAAAAACCAGTTCTTGATTCATTGGGGTCTATCAAACAAAAACTAGCATCCATAATTGATTCTGAAAATAAATTCATAGATTTCGTGACTTCAAACATACCACCTCACCCAATGAATTATGAAAAAATAGTCTATTTAAATAAAAACTTGACCTCCTGCGATATAGTAAATCATGCGGATCTAGAGTTTGGTCCAAATTCTTGCGGAATAAAAGCGTAA
- a CDS encoding ester cyclase: MSANEPLREIVRKLAKTFNDPQTREMSYFEFYDDSLIIHGFPTNLPRNKEGFKQFIYLLWNAFPDIRIIFDDIIIEENKVVCRYTLLGTHKGEFLGMPPTNKTFRVNGMTIFYFQDKKCVQRWNLVNMTSLIEQLKP; encoded by the coding sequence ATGTCTGCAAATGAACCTTTGAGAGAAATTGTTCGAAAATTGGCTAAAACATTTAATGATCCTCAAACTAGAGAAATGTCTTATTTTGAATTTTATGATGATTCTCTAATAATACACGGTTTTCCTACTAATTTACCACGCAACAAAGAGGGTTTTAAACAATTCATCTATCTTCTGTGGAACGCATTCCCTGATATAAGAATCATCTTTGATGACATTATTATAGAGGAAAATAAAGTTGTTTGTCGATACACTTTACTAGGAACTCACAAGGGTGAATTCTTGGGTATGCCTCCAACCAATAAGACTTTTCGAGTGAATGGTATGACCATCTTTTACTTTCAGGATAAAAAATGTGTTCAGCGTTGGAATCTGGTAAATATGACCTCTTTAATAGAACAGTTAAAGCCGTAG
- a CDS encoding response regulator, with amino-acid sequence MQSSNATLRNRKVVMICEDEKELLDLYSRVLELKYDVIQVCSGAECIREYLEKKAKGSPIDLLFLDYKLGDMLGDDVAKKIKKMNGIKIILISAYNLDEPTKNELLENKYIEKFLQKPIRMRQIIQVAAEAI; translated from the coding sequence ATGCAATCTTCTAATGCAACTCTTAGAAATAGAAAAGTGGTGATGATTTGTGAAGATGAAAAGGAATTACTTGACCTCTATTCCAGAGTGTTGGAATTGAAATATGATGTGATACAAGTTTGTTCAGGGGCAGAATGCATACGCGAGTACCTTGAGAAAAAAGCAAAGGGATCTCCGATCGATCTCCTTTTCCTAGATTACAAATTAGGTGATATGTTAGGCGATGATGTAGCCAAAAAGATAAAGAAAATGAATGGAATTAAAATAATCCTAATTTCAGCATATAATTTGGATGAGCCAACTAAAAATGAACTTTTGGAAAATAAATATATTGAAAAATTTCTACAAAAACCGATTCGAATGAGACAAATAATTCAAGTAGCGGCAGAAGCAATCTAA
- a CDS encoding SDR family oxidoreductase — MSNNDKSKVALVTGSSTGIGFETCLALARSGFVTCATMRDKKKSGNLEKIARNENLQIKVFDMDVDNDNSVYDTIEKIIMEFGKINVLVNNAGYGLFGALEDFSMDEIKNQFETNVFGVIRVIRGVLPIMRQHKNGIIIKISSLSGLAGIPTQSAYCATKFSVEGLSEALSFELEPFGIKLILIEPGVINTEFVNDLIVPTNKYGIDKSETLVNPSYNNEETLAVPLQQHGGQVLILLL; from the coding sequence ATGTCTAATAATGACAAAAGTAAGGTGGCGCTTGTAACAGGGAGTTCTACCGGTATTGGGTTTGAGACTTGTTTAGCACTAGCTCGCAGCGGTTTTGTTACTTGTGCTACGATGAGGGATAAAAAAAAATCTGGAAATTTGGAGAAAATCGCAAGGAATGAAAATTTACAAATCAAAGTATTTGATATGGACGTCGACAATGACAATTCTGTTTATGATACTATTGAAAAGATAATTATGGAATTTGGTAAAATAAATGTACTTGTAAATAACGCTGGGTATGGTCTCTTTGGGGCCTTGGAAGACTTTTCAATGGATGAAATAAAGAATCAATTTGAAACTAATGTTTTCGGTGTGATTAGAGTAATTCGTGGAGTACTTCCAATAATGAGACAACATAAGAATGGAATTATTATTAAGATTAGTTCCTTGTCTGGATTGGCTGGAATTCCTACTCAGTCCGCATACTGTGCCACAAAATTTTCAGTAGAAGGCTTGAGCGAAGCCCTTTCATTTGAACTAGAGCCTTTTGGAATAAAATTGATACTAATAGAGCCTGGTGTAATAAATACCGAATTTGTAAACGATTTAATCGTACCGACCAATAAATACGGGATTGATAAGAGTGAGACACTGGTGAACCCATCTTACAATAACGAAGAGACACTCGCTGTCCCTCTACAGCAACACGGTGGACAAGTTCTTATCCTTTTATTATAG